A genomic region of Chrysiogenes arsenatis DSM 11915 contains the following coding sequences:
- a CDS encoding response regulator → MPDLNKILLVEDEPDIQTIAKMTLELMGGFTVSVAEHGVKALEIVKIFQPDLILLDVMMPEMDGPTTLENLRCDPETKDIPVIFMTAKVQPPEVSHYKALGAIDVIAKPFDAMVLADTVRQLWRGHMERGNG, encoded by the coding sequence GTGCCTGATCTCAATAAAATTCTTTTGGTTGAGGATGAACCGGACATTCAAACGATTGCCAAAATGACTCTTGAGTTGATGGGCGGATTTACCGTATCCGTTGCTGAACATGGGGTAAAAGCACTCGAGATAGTAAAAATCTTTCAACCCGATCTTATTCTGCTTGATGTGATGATGCCTGAAATGGATGGCCCGACTACACTGGAAAATTTGCGCTGCGACCCAGAAACGAAAGATATCCCCGTGATATTCATGACGGCGAAAGTGCAGCCGCCAGAAGTAAGCCATTATAAGGCACTTGGCGCTATTGATGTGATCGCAAAACCATTTGACGCTATGGTATTAGCTGATACGGTACGCCAATTGTGGCGGGGGCATATGGAGCGCGGAAATGGATAA